A genomic stretch from Mastacembelus armatus chromosome 12, fMasArm1.2, whole genome shotgun sequence includes:
- the ccdc82 gene encoding coiled-coil domain-containing protein 82, translated as MESLYKRKMFASMRKTKVAASKKRQIGLPASILDDSDEGSFSSSTSGSQSDFQSSPEEDSEQDYRDGSESGPTSSDDSRSVTRRKRSFLGGDDSSSSSSPGEEDEEVDDEEEDRSRPKRMVQPRKRSRVQRQDESDSDAAEEKRREEAEKAKRRQRHNKLLALSRRMKARVPNRRWNRLKQSAGDEEESKEGEDEGVDNGEKDHKEAVGADEGGREEQALEVENKSTKTWHCKDFVVAVYFF; from the exons ATGGAGAGTTTGTACAAGCGGAAAATGTTCGCCTCGATGCGGAAGACCAAGGTGGCTGCATCAAAGAAGCGACAGATCGGCCTGCCCGCCTCCATCCTGGACGACAGTGACGAAggctccttctcctcctccacctccggATCCCAGTCCGACTTCCAGAGCTCCCCGGAGGAGGACAGCGAGCAGGATTACCGGGATGGTAGCGAGTCCGGACCGACCTCCAGCGACGACAGCCGCTCCGTCACCCGCAGGAAGCGCTCGTTCCTGGGAGGAGACGACAGCTCCTCGTCGTCCAGCCCCggggaggaggacgaggaggtgGACGATGAGGAGGAAGACAGGAGCCGGCCGAAAAGAATGGTGCAGCCCAGGAAGCGGAGCAGGGTGCAGCGACAGGACGAGTCGGACTCGGACGCTGCGGAGGAGAAGCGAAGAGAGGAGGCGGAGAAGGcgaagaggagacagaggcaCAACAAGCTCCTAGCGCTGTCCCGGAGGATGAAGGCCCGGGTCCCGAACCGGAGGTGGAACCGCCTGAAGCAG aGTGCTGGCGATGAGGAGGAGTCTAAAGAAGGGGAGGATGAAGGTGTGGACAATGGAGAAAAAGACCATAAAGAGGCTGTGGGAGCTGatgaaggaggcagagaggagcagg CACTTgaagtggaaaacaaaagcacTAAGACCTGGCACTGCAAGGATTTCGTTGTTGCAGTCTATTTCTTTTGA